DNA from Sulfodiicoccus acidiphilus:
ACCCTCGGGCAAGATCTACCGCAACTCCACAGGTTCAATGAGCGTTCAAGTGCCAGTTGGACGGTATACGTTGGAGGCTGTGAACCTCCTTAATCAATCCCAGGCTATGAAGTACTACGTGCTCCTAGTTAGTGGCTCTAGGCTCGGGCAAATTGTGGGCTTCTACGACGTTATATCTAACGCGTACCTAGTCGGAATAGCGATAGGGATAGTGGGTCTAGTGAGGTACGTTTCGAGGAGGAGGTCCAAACAGTAGCTTATTAATCTCCTCCTCGAGTCCTGACTATGGGGTACTTCGACGACTTCCCCTCCTCCACTAAGGTGAGGACGTTCTTCGTCTCCTCGGCGGGCTTTCTCCTCGACGGATACGACTTATCTGTAATTTCCTTCGCCTCCACCTTCATATTGAGGGAGTTCTCACTGACCACACCAGAGTATGGACTGTTGCTGGCGGCGTCCTTGATTGGCATGATACCCGGTTCTGTTCTCTTCGGATGGTTGTCGGACAGGATGGGCAGGAGTAAATTGATGGGGGTGGACCTCTTCTTCTTCTTAGTTTTCGGAATAACGGCGGCCCTATCGCAGAACTTCGCTGAACTGTTCGCCTCTAGGCTACTTCTCGGTGTCGGTATAGGGGGAGACTACCCCATAAGCAGCACCTTGATGTCCGAGATGTCCCCACCCTCCTCCAGAGGAAGGTACCTTGTGGGGGCCGTCTCCATGTACTGGATAGGGAGCGCGCTCTCAGGGGCTGTGACCTACCCGGCCCTGACTCTCGGACCGTTCTTCTGGAGATACGTTTTCTTAGTGGGAGCGCTGCTTTCAGTGCCCATAATTCTCCTGCGACTTAGGCTATCTGAGTCCCCACGTTGGTTGGTGTCAACTGGGGCACTCAAGGGCTCAAACCTCCCCACTCCCGAGCTCGAGAACAAGGGAGCCAAGGGATTCGCAGACCTCTTTAAGGGCAGGATGCTGTGGGTCACTGTTTTCCTGTCAAGTGTCTGGTTCCTCTTCGATGTAGCGTCCTACGGCATAGGCCTATACTACCCATACTTGCTGGAGCAATTCGCCTTCCCCTCTAAATACGAGGTAGTGTTGGGAACGCTAGCCATATCAGCCGGGGCAATAGTAGGCTACGCGGTAGCAGAGGCCGTAGTGGACTCCCTAGGAAGAAGGGTGGTTCTCCTCACCGGACTCGGTTCTATGGCAGCTCTACTCTACCTGGGGTGGGGAGTCAGGCTCCACGGTCCCCTACTCGTCCCGTACTTCATGTCCTTCGTGGCCATGGAACAGTGGGCGGGGGCGGTGACTCTCTTTTACCCCACTGAACTCTTCCCTACGTCCGTCAGGTCCTCAGGTCAAGGAGTGGCCACCGCCGCGAGCAGGGTGGGAGCGGTTCTGGGTGTGTTCTACTTCCCTCAGCTAACCGTTTCACTTGGGTTGGCGAACTCCCTATTTACTTTCGCCACTGTTTCCCTGGTGGCGCTCGCAATATCTCTACTAGGTGCCCGCGAAACAGCCAAGAAGCAACTGGAGGACACCTCGCAGGGCGTGAGGTGAACGTCGGAAACTGAAATAACAACAAATTTATACTGGGAAAACATATTCAACTTTATGGACCTTCAGTCCAGGAAACTTAACGAGATAGAGGCAGTAGTTGGTGTTACGGCGGTAGGTTTATTGAGGGAGCGGAGGCTAGAGGCGATCTGGGGCCAGTTCAAGGTTGACGAGGGGAGGTTGATGGATGTGATAACTCGAAACTTAGAAAAGTTGAAAGAACACGCTAAAGTAACACCATCCTTAGCTCCCTTCAGGGGATTCGCCATGGTGCTCGATGACGTAGGTTTGTTTGTATATGACGATCTCGTGGTGCTGACTGATGCGAAGAAAGTTGACTGGGATAGGTTAGTGAAGGCGGTGACTAGTTCGTGAGAGGGGAATTGGGTAGAATAGATCTGCGGAGCGGAAAAGTGGAGGGGGAAGTAGAGAGAGCAGAAGAGTTAGCCTCGTTACTCAAAGAGGACTGTCAGGTGGGGGAAAGGGAAGCAATAGAGCTGGGGTTTAGGAAGCTCAACGGTTTCGTCATTTTAGGGGAGAAGCGTTCTATTGCCTTCGCCAAGAACGTCGCCGTAATAGTGGACAACTCCTTCGTGACGTGGGATGAACTGTTCGTGCACTACGGACTGGATAGAACGTACTTGACGGTGGGGGCGGTGTTGACAGGTCTGTCCTTGATGTTGTTCTATTTGGCTTTGGGAACTTCCCTATTGGACTACTTCGCCCCAGAACCTAGACTATATACACCAATACTAATGTTGTTATTGGGGTTGACCTTCCTAGGGATTTCAAAGAGCAGGCCGAAGTACAGGTTCTCCAGTTGAGTGGAAGTCCATAGGAGAGCGTCAATCATATAGTTTAGTGTGTTATGCGCATAGCGGTCTTCCCTAAGTGAGTAGAGTGTTAGTGAGTGAAATGTAGATAGGTAGGATTCCAAGAGGGACATCGCAAATGCGGGTTGACCCTGTCTTCATGTCCATCTTCGATCGTTTCCTTAGGTTTCGTTAGAGTTCACGCTACGAAATTTAGATGAGAGTAGAAAAAAGTTATTAGTACCGAAATGCAATAATCTATGAACTGTTATGACGAAGGTTCTTGTTCTGGGGGGAAGGTTCGGAGGTCTGACGGCGGCGTACACTCTGAAGAGGCTGGCTCAAAGATCTTTAGACGTCAAGTTACTCAACGAGTCTAGGTTCACGTACTTCAGGCCTGGGCTGCCACACGTTGCAGTGGGGTACAGAGACGCCTCTGAGCTCAGTGTGGACTTGAAGGAAGCCTTACCGTCGAAAGGGATTCAATTTCAGCAGGGAAAGGTCCTCAAGGTTGACGCCAAGGCCAACTCCGTGCTATACAGGGACCAACTGGGCAACGAAAGGGAGGAGCTCTACGATTACCTAGTGATCGGGATAGGGGCTCACCTAGCCACAGAGGCCGTCAAGGGGTGGGATCAGTACGGCTACAGTGTGTGCGAGGCGGACTTCGCTACCAAGCTCTGGGAGCGGTTAAGGAACTTTCAGGGAGGAACGATCACCATAGGGTCGGGTCCGTTCTATCAAGGGAAACAGCCTAGGCCAAAGGTACCGGAGAACTTCGTGCCTGCTGCAGATTCTGCCTGTGAGGGGCCCGTGTTCGAGCTGTCTCTGATGCTCACGGGCTACTTCAAGTCCAAGGGCATGCTAAGCAAGGTGAAGATGACCGTCTACTCTCCGGGAGAATACCTCTCCGACCTATCTCCGGCCTCGAGGAAGACTGTGGCGGAGATGTATAAAGGAATGGGAATAGAGTTGGTGCATAACTTTAGGATAAAGGAAATCCGAGAGAAGGAGGTCGTGTCAGAAGACGGAAAGACATTGGAGTCAGACCTGAGTATACTCCTTCCACCTTACGCTGGTAACCCAGCCTTGAAGAACTCCACCCCAGACCTGATCGACGACGGAGGCTTCGTTCCCACCGACCTCAACATGACGTCTCTGAAGTACGATAACGTCTACGCCGTAGGGGACGCCAACTCCGCCACCGTCCCTAAACTCGGCTATTTGGCAGTTCAGACTGGGAGGATAGCAGCTCAACACTTAGCTAGTAGGTTAGGAATAAGGACCAAAGTCGACACTTACGCACCTACTATAGTGTGTGTGGCCGACGATCCTTACGAGGGCTTCGCCGTGGGTGTGAAGGATGACACTTGGTACGGTGGAACAACGTCAATTGCCCAACCCAGTAACGTTAACCACCTAAAGAAGGAACTCTTCACCAAGTACTTCATGTGGACTAAGGGAGACATGGCCCTAGAGAAGTTCCTTGGGAGTTGGTGAGGCGTGGAGGAGAAGCTGGCGGACATGCTTGAGGACAATAAGGTGATAACTCTATCGAAATTGATGGGAGTCTTGGAGAAGCTAGACAGGTACGGGTTCTTGGACGTCGTAAACGGGCTTCTTGAAGATGAAGAAACGGTGGGCAAGGTAATAGGAGCAGTCGTGAACGATCAATTCCTCTCCTTATTTGGCAGAGGGAACGAGGTGATGGACTTGCTAGACCTTTTGACCAATGGTGAGACTGTGGGAGCCCTCAAGGACGTGGTCGAGCTCTACTCCACGTTCAAGAGGACGGGAATAATGGAACCTCTTGCGGGACTACTTAGGGACGAGGAGCTTCTGGGCAAGGTGATAGGGGCGGTCGTGAACGACTCCACACTAACCTTGGCCACTAAATGGAACGAGATCGTGGACTCCTTGGCCAAGATCGACTTCAGTCAATTGAAGTACTATGTGAGCGCGATATCCCTCTACGGGAACGGGATAAGGGACCCAAACAAAGTGGTACCAATAAGAGGGTTCATGGACATACTCAAGCTTCTGAAAGACCCAGACGTCCAAAGGGGGATAGGAATACTGTTGGCAGGGCTCAAGGAACTCGGTAGATCCTACGACGCCAGTAAGCTCTAACTTACGCTACGAGCTGTCGAAGCGTTTAACCCTATGGGGGTTAAGGGGACGGAAGTCCCCTTCCGTGAGGACTGATACCCCCTCATAGAAACGTTAATGAAGCTCCAACGTCTTCTATACCTCTGCTGTAAGAGCTGGGTCTCACCCTAGGGGCTGGGGGAACTCACGCCCGTGGAGAGGAAACCCTCCGTGACCTCCCTACCACGCTGTTCACAGGACAGTTCCACTGAACCTCCGCTACGGAAGGGGATCGATATCGATCCGAGGAGCGGGACTCACCGCGAGGACTCCACGTCCGTGATGGCGTGGTAGTTCACTTACTCTCTTAGGTTCCGGCTTCAGAGTTCTTTTCTATTTGATTTTTAACCGCAACACGTCGAGCCTAATTTTTAATTTCAATCCTTAAAACCGCTCACTTAGATCACCTCAACTCACTAAAGAGGGTTAAAAAGGGATCCTCACACTGTCCTAAACCAAGGAGTTGTAGTCCCAAGTAGTTCGCCCACAATTTGCCATTTTTATATGCAATAGCACATTTCCCCATCTTCGTCTGAGACTTCTGCAGGTTTTATCATATTTTAATATGCATTTCTCCAAAGTGTCATGTGGTGAGTATTTATAGTGCTCTAGAGAAATATTTAGCATGAATTTGCCCTCTTGGTTAACTCAGTCCAGCATATGGAGGCTGGTCTCCTCGCTCTTCCAGCTGGACAAGGACTGGACGGCGAGGATGGTAACCGCCATGCTGGTGATGGGTGTGGCGTGGGGCTTCCTCGGAACAATAGACTCCCTCATGGTCAGGATACAGGAGACGCTCTGGGGGTTCGCAGGACTCTTACAGTTCACGCCCCAAGAGTACTACGGGGCCATAACGCTCCACGCCTCAAGGGACTTGTTTGGGTTCGCTCAGCAGATCATTTACGCCATCATAATCTTTTTCACAATAAGACTCCTTAACTTACAGCCGAGGGCGAAGTGGCTCCTGATCACCTCGTTCGTCGCCCTCAACGTCTCGATGATGTTCATCGAAGGTCCCATAATCCTCACTCCCACATTCAACGACAACTACTTCGCCGCCGGCTCTTGGTATTATCTCTCTCCCCTGGGCATCCCAGGTTACAGCTCTTACGTCCTTTCTCCTTTCTTCTACTTCGGGTGGCTCCTCCTCGACTTCTTCACCTACGGAGCTGGCATATGGATAGTCTACCACTACTACGTAGCCACTAGACAGATGAAGCAGAGGTTGCCCGTACCGGTGGTCTTCTTCTTGATGATAATCCTGCTCTTCATGCTTGGCTACTCTGGGGTCACAGCCGCCGACGTGTGGGACGTCTTGGCCTACTATCACGTAGTTGGTCTAGTCCCCATAGATAACCAGATCCTGTTCTGGATATTCGGGCACTCGGTCGTCTACATGCTCTGGCTGCCTGCGGTCGCCGCACTCTACCTCCTAGTACCAATCCTAGCTAGGAGGCCCCTCTACAGCGAAAGGATGGGTAGGCTCTCCGCGTTGCTGTATCTCATATTCTCAAACAACGTCCCGATTCACCACCTCTACATGGTCAACATACCGGTCTCACTCAAGATACTTCAAGAGGTCTTCACTTACGCCGTGGTTGTCCCTTCAATGATGACTTTCTTCAACCTGTGGGCTACGGCGAAGGGCGCTAAGTTCACGTGGAACGTCATATCAGCCTTCACCGTCACTTCCTTTGCTGGCGCCATAGGTGCAGGCGTGACGGGGATAGCTAACGGCACTATAGCCTTCGACGCGGTTATACACAACACAATGTGGGTAGTTGGGCACTTCCATGCCATGATCCTGCTCAGCATCGTCCCTGGAGCCATGGCCGTGTTCTACTACATGATGCCCATGCTGACTGGTAGAGAGTGGTACTCCAAGTCCATGGCGTGGGGACACTTCTGGGGTTACGTCGTCGGAGCGGCCATGATTTCGGTTGGCTTCGATCAGCTCGGACTATACGGTATTGTCAGAAGATCTGAGATATATCCGAGGTTCCCCGCGGTAGTGGACGCCGAGGGACTCGTGACTGTGGGTGCGGTCCTAGCGGCAACAGCGACACTCCTATGGGGTCTCAACGTCGTCATGACTGTCCTCAGAGGCAAGCTTGCCAACGTGGAGGGGCTACCACTGGATCAGGTAGTGGAGAAGGTGGGGGAGGAACTGTCGGCCCCCACAGTGCTGGCCAGCGTCTCTACACCAGTTAGGTCTGTACTCTCGGTGAGCAGGAGGGCCCTGAGCAGGGGTTACTCTCTGGGAGTGTTAGGAGCGGCCCTGATAGTTGTAAGTTCCTTCGTGATAGCCTTCGCCCACAGTACTTACGACCTATACACCTGGACGTGGATAGTACTGTTGACGATTGGAATATTCCTGGTCGCCATCCCAGTAATGAGGGACTCAAAGGCGGTGTGAGGTGAGTGGAGTGGAACAGAGTACGAAGTGGGAATTAGGTTTCGTGGCGTTAGTGGTGATCCTGTTTGGGGTGGTGATTGTGGCCACCGTACCTACCGACTACAGGGTTGGAGGAGTTCCCTCCTCCACGACCTTGGCCGAACAAGACCCAGGGAAGGTGATAGAGACCCACGTTGAGCAACTGCAATACGTCTTCAACATTACTGAGAGAGGCGACGTGAACGGGAACTACTACAACCTCATAGTGGCCCACCAAGGCGACGTGCTCAACTTGACCATGACCGCTCCACTACGTGATTCAGCCACGGGTAACTTCTACTTCCCAGACTACGCCGACCAGGTAGTCGACGACCAGATAGTCCCAGCCATGGTCTCTTACGACGCGCTCAGTGTGCCTCGGATCCCAGGTGCATACGCTTTCTTGGACGGGGAGTACGATGGACCGTGGTACACTTACCAGGTGGGATTGGTTCTAGTGCTCCCTCAGTCTGGGCTCTACTCTCCACAGGAGCTGTCTGCCTACGTAGCTCAGACAGACCAAGCCAAGGCTTCGGGGCTCTCAGGGGACAACTACAATCCCCCAGTGGTGTTCTACAACTCAACCTCACCAAACGTAGTGTTGGCTACAGATCCCTATGGTGTCTTCAACTCCTCCGTCCCTGGGCCGACTTTAGTTCTGAGGAACGGCTCAACCGCTTCCATAACGCTGTATTTTGCCCCACCTAGCCCGGTCCACAACTACTTAGTTACGTATGTTAATGGTAGACCTGTTGAAGTGACTAATATTAGTGTAGGCATTTACGGAGTGGAGTCAAACGGGGCGTTGGTGCCATTGGCACAAGCACCCATAGTTTACGGCTCTCCAATGCACTTCACAGTCGACGTTGACGGTCAATTCCCCGCCTACCTTTACGGTCTAGTGAAGCCAGTCTACAACAATTACGACCCCTACAACGAGTCGAGTCTGTTGGTTGGGGAGGATACCGGTCTCGTAATGGGTGCGTGGGGGGTTATCTTGGTGGAGGGATGAAAATGAAGGAGTACAGCTTCTTTAAAGTTCTCGGCATAGGGTATGCCTTAGCATTGCTTCTGTTATTGTGGGAGATATTGGACGTGACCCTTCACAGAGCTGCCACTTCCATGGTTTTGCCCTTCACCGCGGCGGCGATAGTTGGGTTCGCGGCTTACTTCCTTTTCGTTTACTTCGCTCCTGAACGTAAGTAGCTAACGAGTTTCCCAACCTATGTATGGAACCTGGTTTTTAGGACAAGGAGGGAGTCGAAGTAGTGAGGCACTGAAAAATGTGGGGTAACCTTACCCACCGAAATGTTGGCCCTTTAACGAGAAAGGGTCATTATATAACGACGTAGAGAAGCTGACTTCTTTTCAGTAGTTAAGAGTTCTCTTCACGTTTATCTTAACTTGGGTTCAAGGGTGGACCTCACCACCGAGGACGGAAGGTCCCCTTTGTTGATTTTAAATACTGGTCAGAAGGACGACGTCTAGGCTATGTTCACCGACGGAGCGACCTTCACCTAGATCCCTAAAAGCGAGGGTCCTCGAAGTACGCCTCCCGCCCCAAGGCCCTTAGCGGGCACCGAGTCTCGGGCGATCCTAAATCGGGGCCGGTCCTCAGTGCCCGTTGATCTCTCTACCCTTTGGGCGAAGAAGGAAATACCCACCGCGAGGTGGGAAGCCCCGTCCGTGATGACGGGATAAGTTCGTAGGGAAGGGATCAAGGAGAAGTGTAAAATTCCCTACTTCGAGGAGTTGTAGCCAGTCGTCACCACTTTGCATTTCATCCTTGCCGCAGATCTATCCACATCTAAACGCTAAACCTTTTTGAGTGAACGTTTTAACCTTGAGGAGCTAACTTTAATCAACCCTTCTGAAGTTAATACTTGCATACAAATGCACATACTTTTGTGTTTCTGTGTGCGAAGGGTTTTTTAACTAAAAAAGGAAGATGGATATAGGTGAATAAGATGGATAAGGTAAGACTTCAAGACGGGAGAGAAGTGGACGTCTACAGGCTGGCTGGCTTCCTTTACGGGCTATCAGCCAGTGACGTAGAGCTGCTCAAGGTGATCTTAGAGCAGCGTGAGGTGACCACGGAATACCTCGCTGAGAGGTTAAAAGTCACCAAGGCCTCCGTGAGCAAGGGATTGAACAACATATTAGATAGGGGACTGATAAGTAGAGACAGGGCCATGAGGAACGGTGGCAAGGGTAGACCAATCTACATATATAAGGCCGACAGGAAGCAGTTTCTGGCGAGGTTCGCTGACGATCTGCAGTCAATATCAGACCAAGTGAGGAAATCGCTAGAGGAGAAGGACGGCAAGAAACTAGTAACAGTACCCAACTAAGTTTCTTAAACCCTGAAGGTATACATTCCGTTTTCAATCTCTTTTAGTTCTATTTTGATTCCCTTAGGGATTAGGTGGATCTCTCCGTCCTCTGCCGTGATACGTAGGGTCATTTTGTTCAAGTAAAGGACGTACGTCAAGGCACATATTGCCGCGTCGAAGTGGTCCTTATATCCTTCCACCTTCAATACCAAGTTCTTCTCGGATGTGGTAGGGTGGGTCTCAATCAGTGAGAGCTTAGATGATAACTTCATTGCCCTCTCCACAAGTTTGGGCATCCAAGAGGGAGGGAGCAATCTGGCTCCCACCCGCATGGCCATTCTGTCCACTTTCCTGAAGCCTGAGGCTCTAGTCAGAGGTGCGTCTATAGCTCCCGCATCGCCACACAGCTCGATAATTTCCTCGTCCTTCCATACGTCGTGAACTTCGATGAACTCGCCCCGGATCACCGCGACAGACGAAGGTCTAACTACCGCCAGGTCTATCCCACAGAATCGCCTAATCAAAAAGTAGCCCGGTAAAATATTCCCCCCGTGGACAAAAAGGTTGAGTTAGCTTTCTAGCGCCTTGAAGCGTATCAGCTACGTCCTTTGACATTTCGAGTGCGCGGCGTGAGTGTATAGCAGTTCTTTACAAATTATGAGTTTAAGGGAGGGGAAAGCCCAGCAGCGAAGTCGCCGCTCAATTAAATAATTTTTTAGATTTTTCCTTGTAAAGTTAAGAATGCTTCTCTTTACCTTACCGAGAACTCAACTTGACCGAGGAGCAACTAGTACCACCCTCTTTCGCAGTTCTCTTCTCACACGGAGTTATAGCTTAACAACGAAAGTCCACAGTGTTCAAATTGGGCGGTCTCCAGCTTTTTCTCTGCTCCTTCGAGAGGTGAAACCCCCGAACCGACGGTGGGAACGACTAACAGCTCCGAGGGAACCCATCTGGGGAGGTCAGAAAAGATGGAAATCCTCGTCATTCGAAGCGTGGACAATAGTTCAAACGCGGCCCTCTGAAACAGTTTCTAGATAACACTACCCACGCTCCTCGCCTCTACAGGCATTTCTCCTCTCAACGACAGAGGATCCTCCACGATCTGCGAGTCTCAGCATCCAACTAGACCACCTCGATGTCACCTAGAACTAGGAGTTCATCCTGAATCTGCTGTCCTGCCTTAAGTCCGTGGATTAGATAAGATCCAAGGCCTCGCCCCTCCCTGGGACGATTCGCGATCTTCCCAGGTTTACTTCGACCACGCTGACGGCGCCCCTTCTCCGGCTCGATCGAGTACTTAACTGAGGGAGGAACGACTACCGTCTCCCTTTCCCACTAAGGGACTGAACTTCGCGGACGAAAGTCCCACCTTCGAGTGGGGTCCCTCCCCGATCCACTCTACTGCCCACCAGGGATGTGAACCCGAACCGACGGTGGAAACGACGAACTACCCCACGGAGTAACCCTCTGCGAGGCGGGGAGGAAGTCAGCTAGAGCTGAAGGCTTGAAAACGGTGCCGTGTTGGAGGTGGTTGAGAGCAAAACCTCCAAGCGCTATGCCTTCCATAGTGTGGAGGTAGGGAAGAATCTTAGAGCTACGGGGAAAAACCCTTCAATCGCAGACTAAATTCCGACTTGATCGGAAACTCGGAGGAGGCTTCAGTATCTCTAAGGTAGGAGACAACTGACCTTTGCCTTTCCTTAAACAGTGCCAGAAGCATATCGGGTTGGGAGGACGTTCCTCGCCATATGCACCTAGTTCCCGCTAAATGGGAGAGAGAAATTGTGAAGCACATCTGTCCACTGGTAGGTTTTTAATTCTCCGTTTCTAAAACTCGTTAAAATGGGCGTAATCGTTAGGAAGATACACACGAAGAAGGACGGCGGAAACGTTTGGCTCAGGGTCACCGAAGAACCCCCTAGCATGAAGAACGAGAACCCATCAGACGGGTACTTCTTCGTGAGGGTGGGCGACGATTCGGGGGACAAAGTGATAAGACTGTCGGACGAGGAAGCGCTAGATGTAGCTCAAAGGATCCTCGAGTCCTACAGGAGGCATGTGAAGATATACGAAAAACTAGAGGATGAGAGCTATAGGATGTACAAGATGAAGTCTGACGAGAATGAGGAAGACTAGACTGGAAGCCCAACCATCAGAGAGAAAACGTAGGCCGCCAACATGAAGGTCAGTACGGGAACCCCCCACGCGACCCATATGTAGGTGTCGTTACCGATCTTGCCTTGCTCAAGTAGTAAACGGAAGGTTTCCCTCCACTTGGAATCGTCTTCGTCTACTGAGAACGTAGTTCTAAGCTTCAGGTTCCCGTCCTCCGTGATCTCGGTGAGCGGAAATAGGAACTTCGATCTCAGGAACTCCTCCACCGTGATCCTTCTCCCTGAGAAGGCCAAAGGGAGCCTCTTAAACCAGGGTAACCCTGAGGTGTACCTGAAGTTTCTGCCTAAGTTTAAGACCCCGGCAACTGCTATGGCGATGGCGGTGTAGAGCAGAACTGTCAGGCCCTCAAGTCCTCGTCCTGACAGATTCGGGAACAGGAAGGGGTGGGTTACTGGGTTAAGGGCCCCGACGAGAGTGGCACATATGACGTCAGCACCCCCTAAGAGACTGAATCTGTACATGGCGTAAGTTGTCATCCCAGTAGCGACGACCGAATATGTGTATACTAAAGGTGAGAACGATCCCCACTGGAAGTAGACCAAGGCCAGTAGAGGGAGGTAATAGAGCCATACCGCATCATTGACCTCCCTACTCCTCAAGTCCAGAACTGCAACGTGGACTAGCATGGCAGTGGTACCCAACACCTGTATCAAGTAAATTAACCACATGGCAGGAAGCTCCCCTCACTCTGCCTAGCTTCGAGGCTGTCAGAGAGCTAGATACCCCGAGGAAATAAAGTGTTTCTAGTTATAAAACCGCTTCTATTGCAGCTAGGAGACAACGTTTTGGGGTAAAGAGCTATTGTGCGAATTAGTTCTGAACTTCGGCACCCCTTTTTTGTGTAAGTTCCTTGCGTCAAACCTAAACTCTATCGAGGATCTCTGGCAGAAACGCTTAAAGGGGAAACACACCTCCATATACTATCATATGATAGTTAAAATAACCGTGAAACATCCCATCATGAGGGATGGGACGAGGGTGTTCTGGATGGAGGCCAAGGACATGGAGGATGCGATGAGACAGGTGAGGGGACTACCGATAGAGAGGATGGAAGTGGTGGGCTGAACTTAATTAATTCGAAGTACAATTCTACTGTATGGAAGTTGTGGTTCTTGGATGTAGAAAGTTCGGAAAGGTGCACCTCCGTGCCCTTTCGTCGCTCAAAGTCCCTTACAGTATAATGGAGAGGAACCCAGACGTTCTGAAGGACTGTGCGTCCACGTTCTCACCCCTAAGAACCTTCAGCTCTATCGATGAAGTTCTAAGGTCTAACGCTGACGTGGTCGACGTGGTCTTGCCGCATAACTTGCACAGACAGGTCGTAGTGGAGGCGTTGAAAGCAGGGAAACACGTCCTGGTTGAGAAGCCCATAGCTACAACGGTTGAAGAAGGTGAGGACATGATCAAGGCATCTAAGGAGTATCGTAGAAAGTTCATGGTGGCGGAGCAGTACTTCTTCGACCCGACCGTGAAGGCGGTATCCTCCATGATAAGGGAAGGTAAATTGGGTAAGGTCCACACCATCGTAGTTAGGGACCAGAGGTTTTACGACCACACAGGGTGGAGGACAGATCCCACTGTAATGGGAGGAGGCGCGCTCATCGACGGTGGGATCCACTACGTCGACACTATCCTGAACTTCGGAGGGGACTACGAGGGCCTGACTGCTTCGGTGAGCCACGTGGGGTCCACCCTCAAGGGGAGGACAACACGGTGGCATTCTTCAAGTTTAGGTCTGGGGCCGCTGGCGTACTTCTATACTCTTGGGCCTACAGAGGGAATCCCGTTCTCCCAGGCTTCGAGGTCATAGGGGAAGAGGGAACTGTGTACGAGGACGTGACCACGAGGTCTCAGGCCGATTTCGTAGATCCGTCTAGGACGACCGCGTACGGTCTTCCCGTCCTCAATGGGAAGAAGGTGGAGGTGAAGACTTACGACGTCTTCCAGGAGGAGATAGGCTCCTTCATCAGGGCTGTGGAGAGGGACGAGCCAGTTCCGATGCCACCCGAGTTGGCACTGAGGGACCTCAAGGCTGTGTTGGACGTCTACAGAATTG
Protein-coding regions in this window:
- a CDS encoding Gfo/Idh/MocA family protein; translation: MEVVVLGCRKFGKVHLRALSSLKVPYSIMERNPDVLKDCASTFSPLRTFSSIDEVLRSNADVVDVVLPHNLHRQVVVEALKAGKHVLVEKPIATTVEEGEDMIKASKEYRRKFMVAEQYFFDPTVKAVSSMIREGKLGKVHTIVVRDQRFYDHTGWRTDPTVMGGGALIDGGIHYVDTILNFGGDYEGLTASVSHVGSTLKGRTTRWHSSSLGLGPLAYFYTLGPTEGIPFSQASRS
- a CDS encoding A24 family peptidase C-terminal domain-containing protein, producing MWLIYLIQVLGTTAMLVHVAVLDLRSREVNDAVWLYYLPLLALVYFQWGSFSPLVYTYSVVATGMTTYAMYRFSLLGGADVICATLVGALNPVTHPFLFPNLSGRGLEGLTVLLYTAIAIAVAGVLNLGRNFRYTSGLPWFKRLPLAFSGRRITVEEFLRSKFLFPLTEITEDGNLKLRTTFSVDEDDSKWRETFRLLLEQGKIGNDTYIWVAWGVPVLTFMLAAYVFSLMVGLPV